Below is a window of Streptomyces sp. ITFR-16 DNA.
GGGGTCCCCAGCAGCACCCCGTCGGCGGCGAGCACATCGGACGCCGTCGCGGCCAGCGCCGCCCGCCGCACGACGCGGACCCCCTCGATCCCGTCCGTCGTCGCACCGGAGACGACGGCTTCGAACAGCGCCTGGCAGTTCGGCGAGGGCGTGTGATGGACGATCAGCAAGGTGGCCACACCCCCGAACCCTGCCGTCCGCATGATCGGTCCGCAAGCGAGGCACGCGCGGGGCGCACGGCCGGGGCGAGTGCGTACGGCTAGCGCGCCGCGTCGCCCGCCGGGCGTTCGCTCGCGTCCGACCAGTAGGACGGATCGAGCATCTCGCCGGGCCAGGCCGGCTGCCGCACCGGTCCCCTGGGGCCCATCTGCTCGAAATAGGGCGCCAGGTCGATGACGGGCGTGCCGTCGACGGCGTCGAGATCGGTGACGAGGAGGTCCCGGCCGTCCACGTCGAGCAGCCGGGGGTAGCTGACCGCGAGCTGGTTGGGCCGGCGGTGGTTGCGGTGCACGAATGTTCCCGTCGCGGGCCAGCGGGCGTCGCCGCGGGGGCTCCGGGCGTGCAGCTGCACGTCCTCGGGTCGGGCCAGGTGGAAGCGCCAGGTCACGGTGAGATGCGTGAACTCCTCGATGCCCCGGAGGGTTTCGAGCGGGTACTCCGGGTGGAGGCGGATGACCGACCGGACACCGCCCTGATGGTCGTCCAGGACGCGGGTGTGCCCCCCGACGACCGTCGCGACCGAGCTGACCTCGTACGTGGGCACGGCGCTTCCCTCTCCTCCCGTGCGGGCGGCGGCCCCGCCCCGCTGCCCGGTCAGCCTAGGGTGCGCAGGATCTCGCCCGCGCGGCGGTCCAGTTCCACCACGTGCCGGCCGCCGCGCCGGCGGACCGGCGAGAGGTCCTTCTGCATGCGGACGATCACCTCGCGCGCCCGGCCGGACTGGACGCCCGACATGGCGTCCAGCGCGCTGTTCCAGGTGGCACACGCCTCGTCGAGGTGGCCCTGCCGGACCTGGACGGCGCCGAGATAGCCGAGGGTCACGCTGTGGGTGCGAGCGTAGAGCCGCCGGCGGCGGGTGGCGACGCTGCGCCGGAAGTGGATCTCGGCGTCCCTGGGGTTGCCGAGGTCGCGCAGGGCGCAGGCGGTCTCATGGGCGAGGGACGCCTCGCCGAAGAAGCCGACCCGGCCCGGGGCGTCCCCGGTGTCGCGTCCCAGGTCCCGTTCGGCGCGGCCGATCGCGGCGAGCGTGCCGGCGCGGTCGCCGGACACGGCCAGCGCGCGGGCGTGGACGATGCCCAGCAACGCCTTCTCGCGCCAGGTCGCCCGCCCGTAGCGCGTGGGCTCCATCGAGGCGGCGGCGAGGTCGAGCGCGTGGCGGGGGTGGCCGAGATCGACGGCCTGATGGGCCATGGCGCGCAGGACGTGCCCCGCCAGCGGGCCGTCGCCGGCCTCGGCGGCGAGCTTGACGGCGACGGTGAAGTACCGCTGGGCGGCGCGTTGTTCGGAGGCGTCGAAGCCCATCCAGCCGGCCAGGTAGGCCATTTCGGCGACGGCGGAGTGCAGCTCCCGGCGGAGCTGTTCGCCCGGGACGCTCCGGGAGAGCAGCGGGGCGGCCTCCATGGTCAGATGCGCCGCGAGGGCGGAGCGGCCTGCGGCGCCCCCGCGCTGCTGGTCGCGGGCGGAGAAGAAGGCGGTGGTCTGGCGGATGTCCTCGATGTCCGCCGCGGTGACCGACCGGGGCGAGCGGACGGGGCGCCGGTCCGCCGCGGCCGGTGCCGTCTGCCACCAGGCGGCCGCGGGCACGGCGAGACCGGCCACCGAGTAGGCCGAGTTGGCCAGGATCTGGCGTCGGTGCAGCATGTCGAGGTCGTCCCTCCCCAGCTCGGCCAGCATGGTGAGCGTGTCCGCGCTCCAGTCGGACCGCTCGTCCCCCGCCGGGTCCGGCGCGGCCTCCAGCCCGATGTCGGCCGGGGTGACGGTCCGGCCGAGTCTGCGCGTCAGCGTCTCGCAGAGGATATGGGGTGCCCGGCCGCTGGGGCGGGTGCCCTGGATCCACATGGCGATGTGGGACCGGCCCACCCCGTAGAGCTCGGTGGCGCCGCTCTCCCGGGCGACGCGGAGCAGGGCGGCGGCGACCTTCGGCTGCGACCAGCCGGTCTCCGCTATCCGGGCGGCCAGTAATGCGTTGCGTGTGCGAGCCATGGACGATCCCCGACCTAGAAACGATCTTTGACGCCTTTGACGGGATCCCCCTGGGTCCGGGCTGCCCGTCGGCGGCGTTTCCAGGTTCTCTCAACGTAGCTTTTCTCGCACCGAGTTCGCGGATCCGGCCGATGGCTTTCGCGAATCCCGGACCGCGTGCGGCGGCTGTCGCCGCCCGCCCGCCACACCACCTTCCGCACCGCCCGGAGCCCCGGGCACCGTCCCCGGAGACCGGAGATCGGACACGATGAACCGCCCCGCCCGCGCAGCGCGGACCCCGCACCGGCCGTGACGGCCGCATGAACAGGCGGGTCCCCACCATCGGCGATCTGTTCCCGGCCGCCAAGCGGGCCCGCTCCCCGTTCGACGTGGTGATCGGCCGGGACTTCGAGACGGCCTGCCTGCCCGAACCGGCCGCCCGGCGGCTCCTCGGGCTCTGTGCCCATCTGCGCCCCCACCCGGTGGGCGCGGCCATCGCCCGGGGCGGCCATTGGGTGCTGATCCTGCCGCCGGGATCGGGGTACGGCGTGCGCTGGCCGCGCCCGGTGTGCCACCAGGACACCGGAGCCCTGGCCGTCCCGCCGCTGGCCGCCGGGCCCGGCACGGCGCCGCACTGGGCCCGGCACGGCAACGACGAAGGCAGGGTCTTCACGGCGCCGCTCCACCTGCACGCCGTACTCCCCCTGCTCGGGTGACGGCGGTCGCGGGGCGCCGCCTCGCCCCCGTTACCCACCCTCGCGCGGGCCCGTTGTCCGAGCACCCGTCCGCCTCACCGCGATGCCGGGCGGGCCGATCCCCTACGCCGCAGGAGGCAGTGAGTGAAGAAGTTCTTACGACGGGTCCGGATGGCCGAGCCCACGGTCTCGGCCGCCGAGCAGGAGCTGTTCGGCGGGCCCCTGCGCTACGACATGGGGTTCTCCGAGCACGAACACGCCGGGCTCGATCTGACGATGCTCTCCGCGATCCGGGCCATGCCCCGGCTGGTCGGCAGCACACTGCGCAGGGCCTGGGCCGCCGACCGGCCGGCGCTGCTGGTCGTCGGCGTGAGCGAGATCGGCCAGGGGGTGGCGGCCGCCGCGGGGCTGCTGGCGGTCAACGCCGTGATGCACGCCCTGCTGGGCGGCGGGGCCCCCGTCGACCGGCTGCACGCCGCGCTGCCCGCGCTCGTCGTCGGCGCGGTGGTCGCGGTGGTGAACGCCGCGCTGGCCGGGCTGTCCACCTCGCGGGCGGGCCGGCTGGAGCCGCTGATCGAGAGGACCGCGACGACGGAGTACCTGGCCGCGGCGACCGCCGTCGAGCTGGAGGCGATCGAGGACCCGGAGTTCCGCCGGCTGATCGATGTGGCCCAGTACGGCGCCGCCTCCGCGCGGCGCATGATCGGTGCCTGCGTGGCCGCGCTGAACGGCACGATCTCGCTGCTCGCGACGGCCGGCATCCTGACCGTCCTGCACCCCGCGCTGCTGCCGATGCTGCTGCTGATCGCCGCCCCGCGCGGCTGGGGTGCGATGCGGGTCGCGCAGGAGCGGTACGTGTCGGTGATGACATGGGTCGAGCACATGCGTGCCAGCCGTCTGATCGGGAATCTGCTCACCGAGCGCAGCGCCGCGCAGGAGGTACGGATCCACGGGGTCGGCGCGTTCCTGCTGGAGAAGTACCGGGGCATGGCCGAGAGCGCCGAGGCCGAACAGCGGCGGCTGGCGAACGGCAAGGCGCTGACCGAGCTGGTGGCGGCGGCACTGTCCGGTGTGGCGATGGCCGGCACGTACGGCGTGATGCTGTGGCTGATCATGTCCGGGCACATGGGCCTGGCCGTGGCCGGTACGGCGGTGATCGCGGTGCGTTCCGGGTCGGCGAGCCTGGGCGCGCTGGTCATGAACGTCAACCAGCTGCACGAGGAGAGCCTCTATGTGCAGGACCACGACCGCTTCCTCAAGGAGGCCGCCGGGCGGGCCATCCCCGAGGACGGGCAGCGCCTGCCGGACCGGGTGGACGAGGTCGTCCTGGAGGGGGTCGGCTACCGCTACCCGGACCGCGACGTGCCCGCGCTGGACGGCGTCTCGCTGACCCTTCCCATGGGCTCGGTGACCGCCGTCGTGGGAGAGAACGGATCGGGCAAGAGCACCCTGATGAAGGTTCTGGCCGGTCTGCTGCTGCCGCAGAGCGGGACGGTCCGCTGGGGCGCGTCCGAGCTCTCCACGCTCAACCGCTCCGACGTGTTCGACCGCGTGTCCCTGCTGACCCAGGACTTCCAGCGCTGGCCGGTGACCGCCGCGCTCAACATCCGTATCGGCCGTCCCGCCCACGCGGCCGGGCCCGAGCAGCTCCAGCCCTCCGTCGACTACGCCGGCGCCCAACCGGTCGTCGCCAAGCTCCCCCACGGCCTGCAGAGCCTGCTGGCCCGCATGTTCCGGGGCGCCTTCGAGATCTCCGGCGGCGAATGGCAGAAGATCGGCCTGGCCCGCACCCACTGGCGTACGGAGACGAGCCCGGCGGACAGCGTGCTGATCGTCGACGAGCCCACGTCGGCCCTGGACCCGGAGGCCGAGATCGCCGCCTTCGACGCCATCCGGGGACTCGCCGGCCCGCACCGCGCCGTCGTCCTCGTCACCCACCGCATGTCCGGGGTCCGGCACGCCGACACCATCTACGTCCTCAACCGGGGCCGCCTCACCGAGCACGGCACCCATGACCAGCTCATGGCGGCCCGCGGCCGCTACGCCGCCATGTTCACCACCCAGGCCGCCCAGTACGCGGCGGGGCTCGCCGCCTCCGTACCGCCGCAGCCCGCCGCGTCGGACCGCACCGGTCAGGAATCGAGAAGCGCGGGCCCGGGGCCCGGCCTGGCCTGATGTGCATGGACCTCACCATTCACACCACCGCCCTCCCGCACGACGACCCGGACGCGTCCGTGGCCTTCTACCGCGACGTCCTCGGCTTCGAGGTACGCACCGACGTGGGCCAGGGCAAGATGCGCTGGATCACGGTCGGGCCGGCCGGCCAGCCGGGCACGTCGATCCTGCTGGCGCCGCCGGCCGCCGATCCCGGGATCACCGAGGAGGAGCGCCGCACCATCAGCGAGATGATGGCCAAGGGCACCTACGGCTGGATCCTGCTGGCCACCCCGGACCTCGACGGGGTCTTCGAGAAGGTGCAGGCAGGTGACGCGGAGGTGGTGCAGGAGCCGACCGAGCAGCCGTACGGCATCCGGGACTGCGCTTTCCGCGACCCGGCGGGCAACCTCGTGCGCATCCAGGAACTGCGCTGACCCGGCCACCGGCCCCGGGCGGGCACACGACGAAGAGAAGAGGAGTTCCGCATGTGCCACCCCTCGTGGGACCGCGCACGCGCCTCGGCGCAGCACCTCGCCGACCTCGCGCGGCTGCGCCGTGACCGTGACCGGATCGACCGGGAGTACGCACGGCCGCTGGACGTCGAGGCGCCGGCCCGTTGTGCGAACATGCCGGCCGGGCTTCTCGGCCGGCAGTTCCGGCTGGCGTACGGCACCTCCCCGTACGCCTGTCCGACGGCACGTCGCGTCCAGCACACGGCGCGGCTCGCGCATCGGGGCGGGCCGTCCCACGGTGCGTACCGCTCCTGACCTCACCCCGTCAGATCGGCACGCACCAGCGCCGCCGCCAGCCGGGGCAGGTCGTCGTCGGCGACCAGACGGGCGAGCCCCGCAGGGGTCTTGGGGAGCCCGAGCCCGGCGGCGGCCTCGCGGGCGCGGCTGTCGAACGCGGGGCGCAGCTCGGGCCATACGCCCTGCGCCTCGCGGCTGAAGATGTCGGCGCCCACGGGCCCGATGCGGGGGAACTCGCGCAGCAGCTCGCGGATGCGTGCCGGGTCCCCGCCGGCGTCCTCGCGCAGCCGCCGCAGGTCGCCGCGGTAGCGGTCCTGGGCGAGCCGGGCGCCTTCCCCGAGCGCGGTGGCCGTGCTCTCGTCGTAGCGGCGGTAGTGGGCACGGACCAGTGCGTCCACCCGGTCCTGCCAGTCGGCCCCGGCCATCTTCCGGGGCGTGCGCAGCCCCGCCGCGAAGAGTTCTCGGGCGGCGGCCACGGCGATGTCGGCCTTGATGCGCACCGAGAACAGCACGCACAGGGTCAGCAACTGGTAGAGCGGAGCGGGGGTGTTCCGCAGCCGGATACCGGCTTCCTCGGCGTACGTCTGCCCGTGTTCCGCCAGCAGGCGCTCGGCAGCTGTCTTCGACCGGGACATGGTGGCCCTCCCACCGCGCACACAGGGGTGGCACCCTCGCGGGGCGCGCCGATCAGCCTCTTATTTTACCCGCGCGGGCACGTCCGGCCCCTGGGCGCGGGGCGCGGGGGTCACC
It encodes the following:
- a CDS encoding ABC transporter ATP-binding protein — translated: MAEPTVSAAEQELFGGPLRYDMGFSEHEHAGLDLTMLSAIRAMPRLVGSTLRRAWAADRPALLVVGVSEIGQGVAAAAGLLAVNAVMHALLGGGAPVDRLHAALPALVVGAVVAVVNAALAGLSTSRAGRLEPLIERTATTEYLAAATAVELEAIEDPEFRRLIDVAQYGAASARRMIGACVAALNGTISLLATAGILTVLHPALLPMLLLIAAPRGWGAMRVAQERYVSVMTWVEHMRASRLIGNLLTERSAAQEVRIHGVGAFLLEKYRGMAESAEAEQRRLANGKALTELVAAALSGVAMAGTYGVMLWLIMSGHMGLAVAGTAVIAVRSGSASLGALVMNVNQLHEESLYVQDHDRFLKEAAGRAIPEDGQRLPDRVDEVVLEGVGYRYPDRDVPALDGVSLTLPMGSVTAVVGENGSGKSTLMKVLAGLLLPQSGTVRWGASELSTLNRSDVFDRVSLLTQDFQRWPVTAALNIRIGRPAHAAGPEQLQPSVDYAGAQPVVAKLPHGLQSLLARMFRGAFEISGGEWQKIGLARTHWRTETSPADSVLIVDEPTSALDPEAEIAAFDAIRGLAGPHRAVVLVTHRMSGVRHADTIYVLNRGRLTEHGTHDQLMAARGRYAAMFTTQAAQYAAGLAASVPPQPAASDRTGQESRSAGPGPGLA
- a CDS encoding Tat pathway signal protein translates to MARTRNALLAARIAETGWSQPKVAAALLRVARESGATELYGVGRSHIAMWIQGTRPSGRAPHILCETLTRRLGRTVTPADIGLEAAPDPAGDERSDWSADTLTMLAELGRDDLDMLHRRQILANSAYSVAGLAVPAAAWWQTAPAAADRRPVRSPRSVTAADIEDIRQTTAFFSARDQQRGGAAGRSALAAHLTMEAAPLLSRSVPGEQLRRELHSAVAEMAYLAGWMGFDASEQRAAQRYFTVAVKLAAEAGDGPLAGHVLRAMAHQAVDLGHPRHALDLAAASMEPTRYGRATWREKALLGIVHARALAVSGDRAGTLAAIGRAERDLGRDTGDAPGRVGFFGEASLAHETACALRDLGNPRDAEIHFRRSVATRRRRLYARTHSVTLGYLGAVQVRQGHLDEACATWNSALDAMSGVQSGRAREVIVRMQKDLSPVRRRGGRHVVELDRRAGEILRTLG
- a CDS encoding endonuclease — protein: MSRSKTAAERLLAEHGQTYAEEAGIRLRNTPAPLYQLLTLCVLFSVRIKADIAVAAARELFAAGLRTPRKMAGADWQDRVDALVRAHYRRYDESTATALGEGARLAQDRYRGDLRRLREDAGGDPARIRELLREFPRIGPVGADIFSREAQGVWPELRPAFDSRAREAAAGLGLPKTPAGLARLVADDDLPRLAAALVRADLTG
- a CDS encoding VOC family protein, with the translated sequence MDLTIHTTALPHDDPDASVAFYRDVLGFEVRTDVGQGKMRWITVGPAGQPGTSILLAPPAADPGITEEERRTISEMMAKGTYGWILLATPDLDGVFEKVQAGDAEVVQEPTEQPYGIRDCAFRDPAGNLVRIQELR
- a CDS encoding SAM-dependent methyltransferase; the protein is MPTYEVSSVATVVGGHTRVLDDHQGGVRSVIRLHPEYPLETLRGIEEFTHLTVTWRFHLARPEDVQLHARSPRGDARWPATGTFVHRNHRRPNQLAVSYPRLLDVDGRDLLVTDLDAVDGTPVIDLAPYFEQMGPRGPVRQPAWPGEMLDPSYWSDASERPAGDAAR